The following coding sequences lie in one Bos indicus isolate NIAB-ARS_2022 breed Sahiwal x Tharparkar chromosome 12, NIAB-ARS_B.indTharparkar_mat_pri_1.0, whole genome shotgun sequence genomic window:
- the LOC109566944 gene encoding basic immunoglobulin-like variable motif-containing protein isoform X2 — protein sequence MPNVAEAEGADDSGNGEHKSERRSPEESLQGAVQSFCTRASGEPLGPRGDGHYPWSCPVTHTREKIYAICSDYAFLNQATSIYKTPNPARSCLSDSTSLSAANNSSRYIGISASTSDIIYNEENSLENLSNSLGKLPLAWEIDKSEFDGVTTNLKHKSGNGKKQVSKKKTSDKKGRHQREWPQYSPLEDIKQRKVLDLRRWYCISRPQYKTSCGISSLVSCWNFLYSTMGAGNLPPITQEEALHILGFQPPFEDIRFGPFTGNTTLMRWFRQINDHFRVKGCSYVLYKPHGKNKTAGETASGALSKLTHGLKDESLAYIYHCQNHYFCPIGFEATPVKANKAYSRGPLTPQEVEYWILIGESSRKHPAIHCKKWADIVTDLNTQNPEYLDIRHLERGLQYRKTKKVGGNLHCIIAFQRLSWQRFGLWNFPFGTIRQESQPPMHAHGIAKSESEDNISKKQHGRLGRSFSTGFHQDSTWKKMSSIHERRNSGYHGYSDYEGND from the exons ATGCCTAACGTTGCAGAAGCAGAAGGGGCAGATGATTCTGGAAATGGTGAGCACAAATCCGAGAGAAGGTCTCCTGAAGAGAGCCTGCAAGGTGCCGTTCAATCTTTCTGCACCCGTGCCTCCGGAGAACCCCTGGGTCCCAGAGGAGATGGTCATTATCCGTGGAGCTGTCCAGTGACCCACACTCGGGAGAAGATTTACGCCATCTGCTCAGACTATGCCTTTCTCAACCAGGCCACCTCAATCTATAAAACTCCAAATCCAGCCCGTTCTTGCCTCTCTGATAGTACCTCTTTATCTGCGGCAAATAATTCCTCAAGGTACATTGGCATCTCAGCCAGTACGTCGGACATCATCTACAATGAAGAAAACAGCTTGGAGAACTTATCCAACAGCCTGGGCAAGCTACCTCTCGCATGGGAAATTGATAAATCTGAATTTGATGGAGTGACCACGAATTTGAAACACAAATCAG GCAATGGAAAGAAGCAAGTTTCTAAGAAAAAAACTTCAGATAAGAAAGGAAGACATCAAAGGGAGTGGCCTCAGTATTCTCCTCTTGAAGATATTAAGCAGCGGAAAGTATTAGACCTCAGACGATG GTACTGCATAAGCCGACCGCAATATAAGACTTCTTGTGGCATCTCCTCATTAGTTTCTTGTTGGAATTTCTTGTATAGCACAATGGGAGCTGGAAA TCTTCCACCCATCACCCAGGAAGAAGCTTTACATATTTTGGGCTTTCAGCCTCCATTTGAAGATATTAGGTTCGGCCCCTTCACTGGAAATACGACACTTATGAG GTGGTTTAGACAAATTAACGACCACTTCCGTGTAAAAGGATGCTCATATGTTCTATATAAGCCTCATGGGAAGAATAAAACAGCTGGAGAAACTG cATCTGGGGCCTTGTCGAAGTTAACTCATGGATTGAAAGATGAATCGTTAGCTTATATCTATCATTGccaaaatcattatttttgtcCAATTGGCTTTGAAGCAACCCCTGTCAAGGCGAATAAAGCATATAG CAGGGGTCCCCTCACACCACAGGAAGTAGAATATTGGATCTTAATTGGAGAATCAAGTAGAAAACATCCTGCTATTCACTGTAAAAA ATGGGCAGACATTGTCACTGATCTAAACACTCAAAATCCAGAATATCTAGATATCCGGCACTTAGAGAGGGGGCTGCAGTACCGAAAGACAAAGAAG gttGGAGGAAACTTGCATTGCATCATAGCATTCCAGAGACTTAGCTGGCAAAGATTTGGCCTTTGGAACTTTCCGTTTGGAACTATTAGACAGGAATCACAGCCTCCAATGCATGCCCATGGAATTGCCAAATCTGAGAGTGAGGACAATATCTCCAAGAAGCAGCACGGGCGCCTGGGCCGGTCTTTTAGTACTGGTTTCCATCAGGACTCAACATGGAAAAAGATGTCCAGTATCCACGAGAGAAGGAACAGTGGCTACCATGGTTACAGTGATTACGAGGGGAATGACTGA
- the LOC109566944 gene encoding basic immunoglobulin-like variable motif-containing protein isoform X3: MGAGNLPPITQEEALHILGFQPPFEDIRFGPFTGNTTLMRWFRQINDHFRVKGCSYVLYKPHGKNKTAGETASGALSKLTHGLKDESLAYIYHCQNHYFCPIGFEATPVKANKAYSRGPLTPQEVEYWILIGESSRKHPAIHCKKWADIVTDLNTQNPEYLDIRHLERGLQYRKTKKVGGNLHCIIAFQRLSWQRFGLWNFPFGTIRQESQPPMHAHGIAKSESEDNISKKQHGRLGRSFSTGFHQDSTWKKMSSIHERRNSGYHGYSDYEGND; the protein is encoded by the exons ATGGGAGCTGGAAA TCTTCCACCCATCACCCAGGAAGAAGCTTTACATATTTTGGGCTTTCAGCCTCCATTTGAAGATATTAGGTTCGGCCCCTTCACTGGAAATACGACACTTATGAG GTGGTTTAGACAAATTAACGACCACTTCCGTGTAAAAGGATGCTCATATGTTCTATATAAGCCTCATGGGAAGAATAAAACAGCTGGAGAAACTG cATCTGGGGCCTTGTCGAAGTTAACTCATGGATTGAAAGATGAATCGTTAGCTTATATCTATCATTGccaaaatcattatttttgtcCAATTGGCTTTGAAGCAACCCCTGTCAAGGCGAATAAAGCATATAG CAGGGGTCCCCTCACACCACAGGAAGTAGAATATTGGATCTTAATTGGAGAATCAAGTAGAAAACATCCTGCTATTCACTGTAAAAA ATGGGCAGACATTGTCACTGATCTAAACACTCAAAATCCAGAATATCTAGATATCCGGCACTTAGAGAGGGGGCTGCAGTACCGAAAGACAAAGAAG gttGGAGGAAACTTGCATTGCATCATAGCATTCCAGAGACTTAGCTGGCAAAGATTTGGCCTTTGGAACTTTCCGTTTGGAACTATTAGACAGGAATCACAGCCTCCAATGCATGCCCATGGAATTGCCAAATCTGAGAGTGAGGACAATATCTCCAAGAAGCAGCACGGGCGCCTGGGCCGGTCTTTTAGTACTGGTTTCCATCAGGACTCAACATGGAAAAAGATGTCCAGTATCCACGAGAGAAGGAACAGTGGCTACCATGGTTACAGTGATTACGAGGGGAATGACTGA